The following is a genomic window from Garra rufa chromosome 4, GarRuf1.0, whole genome shotgun sequence.
gtgAGGCAACTGAGATCCATGCAACAttaagatggcgtttattaaagaggagagtgaagacgttgagattgaagaaacattgagagtcaaacatgaagatactgaggaacaaacaggttggttttcattctcaaagctgaactatccTATGAACTGTCCTGTACATCTTCTCAATTAATTTGCCTTTTGTGGGTGTTTTCTACACTGTCTGCCTCCTGCAGCTTTCTTTTTGAAAggatttcagctttatttttttacttaaagttCCCTTAAAGGCCATTGCCTACTCTTATAGTGTGCTGGATTAAAAACGGCATTTAAAGAATTGtgtcatttaatatttaaatagtattgttCACTGCAAGGATTGTGTAATAATTTTCATACATAGTAGGTAAATAAAAGTCATGTGCATGTGGTCTAACTTGCTCTGATGTAATGATGACGTATGTGAAATAAAGTCTGGTCGTCGCTTTCACTCGACTAGGGCTGCCCCCTTAATAGTTTAGTGAATGCTACTTTATGAGAAGAGTCaactaatattttattagttggtCAGTCAAAGAAAAAATGGTCCTTGAGGTAGACTTAATTACAGTATATTGGGGAGGAAATAAAAATattcacctatcattcatcaacctcacgtATGGCTTATCGTTTGAAAGTGAAGCATGTAAATAAGCAGCTGACTGCTTCCTCTGGTGACTCATCCTGGACTGGAACACACCAGTTAATCAGACGCCTCAGTATTTAAGGTGCTTTTCCTACACTGTAAAACCCGACAAGTTACGGTAACTCAAACCGTTTTAGGAAACTgattgccttaaaccatttaagtttggTAAAACCCAAAATTGAGTACTATAAACTCAAATACATTGAGTTTAATTAACTTATTCTTTTTAACATTAGCTTAGGCAATTATTTGAGTTAactcaactttaaaaatgtaagtttattcCACTCAGTCAGTTTGAATTCAGGTAACAAATCCAACTAAGTCTTATCAACTTTTTGCTACTTGAATggtttgaggaaaccgattgccttagaTGGTTTAAGTTCATCAAACTCAAAGCAATAAAGTTACATAAGACGTACCAAAAACACTGGTAATAATGACAGAACAGGTGGGTTTTCTTAAGTATTTATTGAAATACAACAAatgttttaaagcataaataaaaataattgatctgtttagttaaaaaaataacatttacgcTATCTTATCAGACTTTTCACCAAATAAGCAAAGACAGCAAAAACAAGGAAATGTTTAACAAAATCCCTTTTTAAAATACTAATTATAATTgatgatattaaaaataataacaataaatgatatgaaacacagtggatcaattttaaaataaaattaaaaaaaaaaaaggtttttcttaAATTTTGTATAGAAAGTACTGTTAATCTTAAGTATGTATACTATAAGGGAATAcattagtgcaaaaaaaaaacccgTACACTGAGCCAAGACTTGGCAGACATCATCTTCAGATACAATCAAAACatccaagtcaaaattatttatacaatgctttttacaatacaagttgtgtcaaagcaactttacattaCTGCAGTGACCatttgatctggatacagactagaCCTGGTGGCTACAGCAACCTCAGAATaagaaagaaacagactaatattaacatAGAcacaaaagttccatgttgccacaaagtcagattggagaggactcatctggttctcgtggtcttgcgtcgatggccgtctaggtgatgaggtcttcaatgatgatctgtctctggggctcatctagttgacgtgGTCTCTGCTGTCATTCCATTGGGTTTAAGAATAATGTTCCCTCTTCCTCCTTAACAGTGATGGTGACAGCTGCCATCTGCACCTGATCAGGCTCCCGTTTTCTAAATGCAGTAAAAGTTGTTAGTGTACGTCACCAAATATCATCATATCTAAACAAATCAgacatatttacattttcataaattaCAATAAAGGTGTGAAGGATCGGGAAAGTGTTTATTCAATAAGGTATGTacacaatttaaaacaaaaaacctgTAGTACTTTAATTTTCACATCACAACTTCCAGAGTTGTTTATCAGCAGGATTTTCAGATGTGAATATCAGCTAAATGTTTtagagatttaatttaatttacataaactcattttactaatttactatttaattTGACAATCTAAGGTTCTTTATTACAGAACAGAGAgaaaaagtgatagttcacccaaaaatgagaattactTACTCTAATGTTGTTCCAAGCCCGTATTCCaatttaaaccctgtggctcgtgacgatacattgaggtttgAGACACAAAACTATCGGTCTgtacaaaaaactgaacagtatttatattattatttacctttgatcgatcgcaacgttctactgtcctcacaacagccggcgcgtgatgcgtcaacgtgatctgccatagtagatgcatGCACGGCGGTCTGTCATGCGTAcacatcactcattgtttacgtAGTGCATAGTGGCTACTCAAAATGATAAtgacttgtgcttatcctgattctggcaattgattaaaaactaaaagattacgttttctTGTGCAAAcccatctgggagtgttgacttttcaccgactacaaTCGCCAGAGCACGTTGACGCACCATGCACAggttgttgtgaacacgctccatACAGCGGAGAGTtccagtggatcagaggtaaataatgatataaatactattaAGTTTCTTGCACAAGACAGACTGTTTTGTGTCTCAAGATCTCAATTTATCACCAcgggccgcagggtttaattgggttttgtctgtgtatgttttttttccctcaaagatttggtaactattgactgccattatatgactgatagactgcaatggtttgagttaaacatttttgtttgaactatccctttaaggtatttttaatgatatctgagaactttctgagcCTCCATAGACAGCTACGCAACTGGAATGTTCCTAGACctataaaatatctttttttcatctgtattaattaagtatataactataactataatcaCAACTTAAAAGACTTCACTGGTATTCTTCTGaagcaacacaaaataaaaaagactgacagAATGACAGCCAACCTGAAATTTAAGATGTCATTCACTCTGCCAATACAGACTGAATCAAAATGGTAGCACACTACAAACATTACTGGTCCTTAGATGTCATGATGTTATTCTTGTGGGATGCTAGTTGAGGTTTGCCATTTTTCATCTGTGCTGTGTATTCACCATTGATCATTGTTTAGGTCTAAATTTCAAATCTAATATTCACATAAAATTACAGTATTGCTTCAGAAGAGCAGAGATTGAATTTGTGTTTCTGGTAAGGACACAATTGCAATTGCATTAATTGCaattcatcaaaaaataaaaactgaagaaCTTTACTTTTTATAACGTGACAAATTACATCTTGTAATTTCGTAATAAACACTAAAGCCCATCAATTTGTATATATCCTAAAGCCCATCATATAAATATAATGTGAATTCTACTTACTTCATTTTAGGCTTTTACTGCAGCAGCTTGTTGCCAATGACATCACACCACCCCTAGCTGGCTTTGCTCTGAAAAGATTGATGTAAAAAACATGACAATTTGTTAGTATGAATTTTAAATAAGACAACATGAGGAGCAAATAACAGTCTAAAATGTTAACTAACTTAATTTTAACAAAACAGAGTATAAACGCTCCTCACCGGGCTTGGGCGAGTATAGTAACGTTAAACAGCGTCAGCGTCACATGGATATTCTAGATGAAACTGACAAAGCAAATAATAAATAACGATTAACAAAAagtttaaacatttttgaaaatagggAATGTGTGTTTGCTTTACCTTGCTTCAGAGCTGTGGCGCGAGTGACGGTTAAAGATGTGGAAGATAGTTAACGTTAGTCTGTCAGCCGCCTCtccagtttaaaaataaaaattgctggACTCGTTTGTGTCCGACTGTGAGAAACCAcaaaacatatttattaatttatcactGACAAACCGTTGTGTATAACACTGCATATTTAACACCTCCTGTTGATAACTTTGATGTAATGACGCCATAGCTGCTTGATCTTTGCTAGACAACGTTATACACAATAAAGTTGACAATAAAACACAAGTCGTTCGAAAGTGCTTAAAACAGCAATAAAGAAGTTTGAAAAGCTTAACTTGCCTGATATTTTCCAGGACTACGTCGCAATCCATCCTACTGTGATCCCGTGACATGAGTGAgaggcagtgttgccagattggaaatgtccaagtatcgtaccagaagctcaaaattatcgtatttggaagaaaattatcgtatttgagtcaaacgttcaaaataaagatatttatctagatgttacagctatttatcattttcagcactcattttctataccttattgcaatgctaaactaattaatTTACCCGAGTCAAatgttcaaaatacagctattaatctagatgttacagctatttatccttttcagcactcattttctatactttattgttaaactaacaacctcagttttgaaacaactgacctaagtgtgACAGGAACGTTAAcctgtgctcgtgagagagagccattctccacgatgatatgggcaaattccaaatggaagtgcgcatccctacgccctactccctccgaagggcagatccctttgaagtgagttcttttaagggagtagggcatttctgtctcttttaaccgtttggaactcccttggcgaagggaatgactgacgaaatgttaccttgacaacgctgcgcaaacgtgatcactaacggaaatcacttccgtgaagtgaccatggaatgttcccttcgctaacggccttctggaagggcccttcgtgaagggattaagttgctcactttcgtttggaacgtccctacaaatggagtccccttctagaagtgcccttgaagggcgcaaaatagccgtttggaattcgcccaaAGGTTGAGAAGaagtaagattggatgaaagacatgcgtaatgccacgttcacgtctcctcacaatcatgaaggtagacgtaggatccacatagctagatctttgagaatagaagctctataattacaacgaccatggtgtcacaaaattctgaaattatcgtacattgtggtattattgatcgtacatcgtacagaggtcaaaattatggtacaaatacgataattatggtacgtctggcaacactggtgAGAGGATGAGCATGAGCAGACGTGATTGACTGAAAAAATGCGCGCGGTTTTTGAAAAAACCCGGAAAATATTTTGCCTCCagtaaaagtaattattttaaaattataaatctaaatctaaatgaaatagatgtatgtatttattatattatcgttattattatagtttattattatggttgtttaattattattaaaagtaatatattaccatTTAGTTAGGCTATTTATCTAGTAATGAAAGATCTAATAATCTAGAACCCTATATTATACAAACGTGACTTCTCAAAAAACTATATTAGAAATCATGGATTaagcttatatttattttaaatattttgtgatcGATCATAGACATAGAGTGTATGGCAATAATAGATTCAATTAATTTCtagtaacttatttaaaatgaGTTCTGCTTAACCTAATTCGCGTTTGAGTTTACATCACTAATATGTATTGAGTTTAAATAACTTTTAGAAATTTTTGAGTTAAATTAACTCATTTCATTTAACGAATTCCACTGTTAGGTTTTACAGTGTAACACTTTTGCCActtgtatttgtattttataacattttataaaatgacATCAAAATTGGacagaaaatataataatattatctaccaataaatagtttttaatttaatcttaTGCAACAATCAAACTTTTTAAACCAATTATAATCAAATAATGTATAGTTCTAAAAAGCTGTTATTCAGAGCATGTGAGCAGAGCACAGTGGGAACAGAACAGTGGATAGAGAGCGttcttttttaagtttaagttagaGACTAAAAACTTGCTGTGGTTCATGTTGAGATTGTCATCTATCTGTGTTCCAAATTTCACAATGTTCTTGCAAGCAGTTCTACCGGCTACCATAGACTCGTGCTAAAAGAAAAACACCAATGATTACAATAGGTGCCTGcctttggtgcttggcccctaattaattAGATCTCCTGGCACAAACTTTAAAATAGAGGGGTTCAATGCAATCTTAATAGTGTTCGAGACATCCTAAGTAAGTAAGGAGTTAGCAGGACTGAGAAGGGTTTCTCGGATTACATGCAACATCTCCTGCAGTTGCTTAGTGGATGTAgaatattgtttgtttgttttgacacTTTAAATGTTTTGATGCCTGTtattttgtgccattaaactggggtttacttttatttgtcttttttcaccttagacttaatggcactgaaagaggagagtcaagtactgaatgaaatagaagagaaaggaaaatcttttagttgttcacagactgaaaAGACGTCCTCAataaaaagagctcaaaagacagaAGAGAAGCCGTACaaatgccaacagtgtggaaggagCTTCACTCAACCTGGAAACCTCggtgtccacatgagagttcacactggagagaaaccttatgcctgccaacaatgtggaaagcatTTCCGTCATAAAGGAAATCTTAAAGTACATGTTTTAatgcacactggagaaaaaccctacacctgccaacagtgtggaagaagtttctacCAGAAAGCACAACTTCATtgccacatgacagttcacactggagagagtcttctcacctgccaacagtgtggagtaagtttcactgaaaaaggaagCTTTAAGAGacacatgagtgttcacactggagagcagtcttatatgtgtgatcagtgtggaaagagttttgatcaaaatgaaaaccttgaagtccataaGAAAACTCATGAAAAGTGTGCTTatacatgctctgagtgtggaacaTGTTTCCGTCAAAAACAACAATTTGAAGGccacatgagaatccactctgGAGAGCAGCCCTACAcctgccctcagtgcggaaaggggTTTAATTATAGAGGACACTTAGAAgaccacataagagttcacacaggagagaagcctttcacctgccagc
Proteins encoded in this region:
- the LOC141333869 gene encoding uncharacterized protein: MAFIKEESEDVEIEETLRVKHEDTEEQTDLMALKEESQVLNEIEEKGKSFSCSQTEKTSSIKRAQKTEEKPYKCQQCGRSFTQPGNLGVHMRVHTGEKPYACQQCGKHFRHKGNLKVHVLMHTGEKPYTCQQCGRSFYQKAQLHCHMTVHTGESLLTCQQCGVSFTEKGSFKRHMSVHTGEQSYMCDQCGKSFDQNENLEVHKKTHEKCAYTCSECGTCFRQKQQFEGHMRIHSGEQPYTCPQCGKGFNYRGHLEDHIRVHTGEKPFTCQQCGRSFNQKGNLNSHMRVHTGEKPFKCGHCGKSFRYRAALKYHMSFLHVKENEKDFVGSASDSKTESIN